The segment GTGCCGAGGATGAGGTGCTCGCAGGCGACGCGCTAGGGCTAAAGATCGGCGATACGGTTAAGCTTGGAGATTATGAGGTTAAGGTCGTAGGAATTTTGCACGGCGCGGAGGATGAAGCCAAAAAGCTGATAGCAAATTTATCGCTAGTGCAAAAGCTAACGCACAAAGAGGGCCTCATCGCCAAGGCAGAAGTTAGCGCCATGACGATCCCCGAAGACGATCTGTCCGTAAAGGCAAGAAGGAGTCTCGATAATCTAGACGCCACAGAATACGATACTTGGTATTGCTCGGCATACGTAAGCTCCATCGCATATCAGATCACCGAGGAGTATCCAAATGCAACTGCTAAGGCGGTACTTAGCGTCAGCGAAGCTCAAAGCGGCATCACGAAAAAAATTCAAAATTTAATGGGCGTCGTAAGCATTTTATCTCTGCTGATTTCAAGCATCTGCATCACGAGCCTGCTAAGCAGCGAAATTTACAAGCGCAAAAAGGAGATCGGCTTGCTTAAGGCGCTGGGAGCGAGTAACTTTATGATCTATATCCAGTTCGCCGCTGAAATTTTCGTCATCTGCATACTTAGCTCACTCGTGGGCGCGGTTGTGGGCTACGCGCTTAGCTGGGCGATCGCGTATCAAATTTTCGGCTCATTCATTGGCGTCTCGCTGATGGTCTTTCCGCTTAGCATAGTCTTTGGACTTCTTATTTGCATTATCGGCTCGATTTTGCCGCTACGAGGAGTGATCAAGCTACTGCCTGCGGAGGTGCTTTATGGCAGGAAATAACGGCGCATTTTTCAGAGGCGCGATCTTTAAAAGTATCATCAACAGCGGCATTCGCAGCTTCGTGATTTTTGTCGCGATAATGCTAGGCAGCGCAGTTTGTGCGGCGTTCGTAAATATCTACGCCGACATCGATAAAAAGGTCGCCAGCGAGTTAAACAGCTACGGCGCAAATTTAATCGTAAGCCCTGCAAATTTAGAAAATTCCCATATGGACGAAGCGGCGCTCGATGCGAAATTTGCCAAAATCCCCGCACTGAAAAGCGCGAATAAATACCTTTTCGGCAGCGCAAATTTAGGCGTCAACTCAGGCATCATCATGGGCGTAAATTTCTCCTCTCTGCGCGATACTATGCCGTTTTTAGATCTCAAGGAGGGCTCGTTTATCGGCGTGGATTTCGATGATAAAAACGCGCTCATCGGCCAAGATCTCGCCAAGCTTTTGGGCGCGAAGCTCGGCGACAGTATCGAGATCACGCCGATCGGCTCAAACGAAACGAGCAAGGTAAAGATAAAAGGCATCGTCTATGACGGGCAGAAAGAGGACGGCATGCTGCTAATCTCGCTGCCGCTGGCGCAAAAAATTTTAAATCAGCCTGCGCAGGTAAATTACGCCGAAGCGATCGTAAGCGGCGATTTTAAGCAGCTTAGCGAAATTTCAAAGAGCCTAAGCGATGCGCAGATGAGCTTCGCACCGATCGGCAAGGTATCCAAGACACAGGGCATCATCTTAAACAAAATCAAGCTTTTGATGCTTCTTATCGGCATTACGATCCTTCTAATCACCTCGGTCTGCATCAACACGAGCCTTAGCTCGATCCTGCTTTCGCGCATCAAAGAGTTCGCGCTCATCCGCGCAATCGGCGCGAGCAAACAAAATTTGCTCCACCTAATCCTGAGCGAAATTTTAACCGTCTGCGTCGCAGGCTCGCTAGCTGGAGTATTCGTGGGATACCTGCTCGCGATCTTGCTCGGGCATCTGATATTTTCAAGCAGCGTGGATTTTAGGCTAATTAGCCTCTTTGCAGCGGTCGCGCTGAGCCTGATTTTTGCGCTCGCGGCAAGCTACTATCCGATCAAAAAGGCGCTGAATCCGAATTTAGCGAATCTATTAAGGGAATGACATGGAAATTTTAAAATTTGAAGGCATCTGCAAATACTTCGGCGAGGTTAAGGCGCTCGATAATATCAGCTTCGACGTTTTAAGCGGCGAGTGGGTTAGTATAATGGGCCCAAGCGGCAGCGGCAAGAGCACGCTGGTAAATATCCTAAGCCTGATGGACACCCCCACCGCGGGCAGATATATCCTAGGCGGAGCCGACGCGAGTGCGCTAAACGACGAGCAAATTTTAGAATTTCGCCGCAAAAAGATCGGTCTCGTGTTTCAGCAATTTCACTTAATCCCTTACCTAACGGCCGTCGAAAACGTCATGTTAAATCAATACTACCACAGCTGCGTGGACGAGGACAGCGCCAAGGCAGCACTTGAGAAAGTAGGGCTCGGACACCGCATCACGCACCGCCCTAGCGAGCTTAGCGGCGGCGAGCAGCAGCGTGTCTGCATCGCGCGTGCACTCATCAACGACCCCGACATCATCATCGCGGATGAACCTACGGGCAACCTCGACGAGGCCAACGAGCGCGTGGTTTTGCAACTCTTTCAGACGCTTCGCAGCGAGGGCAAGACGCTGCTTTTGGTCACACATAACGAAGAGCTCGGCAAATTTGCCGACAAAGTGGTGCGCCTAAGACACGGCAAGCTCGATCGAATAGAGCTTTTGGATCAAAGCACGATGAAACATCATCTAGGCTCGCAGGATGAAAATTCAGATCGCGATCCAAACAAAAGCGCTTCGCAAAGCTCTAGCGCCGAAAATTTAAAAGCGAAGAACGGCGATAAAAATTC is part of the uncultured Campylobacter sp. genome and harbors:
- a CDS encoding ABC transporter permease, with translation MFLRIIKSSILNSRDSKILAFLTIFLSVSLIACMLNITLKIGDQVAKELRSYGSNIVVLPRSQSLSIEIGGREYSPLKNDDFLKESELHKIKEIFWRNNITAFAPFLTTRAGDYDVVGTYFEKDVGVSDEPDFRSGVRSLYPFWSVEGQWVKDGAEDEVLAGDALGLKIGDTVKLGDYEVKVVGILHGAEDEAKKLIANLSLVQKLTHKEGLIAKAEVSAMTIPEDDLSVKARRSLDNLDATEYDTWYCSAYVSSIAYQITEEYPNATAKAVLSVSEAQSGITKKIQNLMGVVSILSLLISSICITSLLSSEIYKRKKEIGLLKALGASNFMIYIQFAAEIFVICILSSLVGAVVGYALSWAIAYQIFGSFIGVSLMVFPLSIVFGLLICIIGSILPLRGVIKLLPAEVLYGRK
- a CDS encoding FtsX-like permease family protein, producing the protein MAGNNGAFFRGAIFKSIINSGIRSFVIFVAIMLGSAVCAAFVNIYADIDKKVASELNSYGANLIVSPANLENSHMDEAALDAKFAKIPALKSANKYLFGSANLGVNSGIIMGVNFSSLRDTMPFLDLKEGSFIGVDFDDKNALIGQDLAKLLGAKLGDSIEITPIGSNETSKVKIKGIVYDGQKEDGMLLISLPLAQKILNQPAQVNYAEAIVSGDFKQLSEISKSLSDAQMSFAPIGKVSKTQGIILNKIKLLMLLIGITILLITSVCINTSLSSILLSRIKEFALIRAIGASKQNLLHLILSEILTVCVAGSLAGVFVGYLLAILLGHLIFSSSVDFRLISLFAAVALSLIFALAASYYPIKKALNPNLANLLRE